The following coding sequences lie in one Rutidosis leptorrhynchoides isolate AG116_Rl617_1_P2 chromosome 4, CSIRO_AGI_Rlap_v1, whole genome shotgun sequence genomic window:
- the LOC139840673 gene encoding uncharacterized protein: MKIISYNIRGFGVGVESKFGETKKFIIREKPAFLALQETKLNTVNGHWIYSLWGDVNFDFIQTEKVGKSGGQLLIWDTNYFAALDVIRFDRVLGVRGIWKSSGIPLNVLNIYGPHDDSKKQILWDSLSKLVSNDNEAWVLCGDFNEVRDRVERFNCEFVEGRAKKFNEFISLCNLTDIPIGGRVFTRVSDDGFKFSKLDRFLVSESFLELWDNLSAITLDRTKSDHCPIMLKNEEINFGPKPFEVFDVWFDDVGVEKIISDAWNETVKPSNRSDCTFMYKLKNVKNALRSWSKDKFGQIDREIETHKSEALKIELKAEKQQVDESELERWKLERKKWIEKDRIKA, encoded by the coding sequence ATGAAGATAATCTCATATAACATTAGAGGATTTGGTGTCGGGGTAGAAAGTAAATTTGGGGAAACAAAAAAATTTATCATTCGTGAAAAGCCTGCTTTCCTAGCTTTACAAGAGACGAAATTAAACACCGTTAATGGTCATTGGATATACTCATTATGGGGTGATGTGAATTTTGATTTTATTCAAACAGAAAAAGTAGGGAAATCGGGTGGGCAATTGTTGATTTGGGATACAAACTACTTCGCTGCATTAGATGTGATTCGGTTTGATCGGGTTTTAGGAGTTAGGGGTATATGGAAGAGCAGTGGTATACCCTTAAATGTTCTTAACATCTATGGACCCCATGATGATTCGAAAAAGCAAATCTTATGGGATTCGTTATCTAAGTTGGTTAGTAATGATAATGAGGCATGGGTTCTTTGCGGTGATTTTAATGAAGTAAGAGATCGAGTTGAGCGATTTAATTGTGAATTTGTTGAAGGTAGAGCAAAAAAGTTtaatgagttcatcagtttatgcAACCTAACAGATATTCCTATCGGGGGGAGGGTTTTTACTAGGGTGAGCGATGACGGCTTCAAATTTAGTAAATTGGACAGGTTCCTAGTTTCGGAAAGCTTTTTGGAATTATGGGATAATCTTTCAGCTATCACCCTAGACCGTACTAAGTCTGACCATTGCCCAATAATGCTAAAAAATGAAGAAATCAATTTTGGTCCGAAACCTTTCGAGGTTTTTGATGTTTGGTTCGATGATGTTGGTGTTGAAAAAATCATTAGTGATGCTTGGAATGAGACGGTTAAACCCAGCAACAGAAGCGACTGCACCTTCATGTATAAATTAAAAAACGTCAAAAATGCTCTTAGAAGCTGGAGTAAAGATAAGTTCGGGCAAATTGATCGGGAAATCGAAACGCATaaaagtgaagcattaaaaatcGAGCTCAAAGCTGAGAAGCAGCAGGTGGATGAAAGTGAACTTGAAAGGTGGAAACTTGAGAGGAAAAAGTGGATAGAAAAGGACCGAATTAAAGCTTGA